In Acaryochloris sp. CCMEE 5410, the following proteins share a genomic window:
- the dndC gene encoding DNA phosphorothioation system sulfurtransferase DndC, producing the protein MIEANSSNITNSTQRNVSNLIEDIQALTAEIQQLYTQDALPWIIGYSGGKDSTVILQLVWNAIAALPLEKRTKTVHVITTDTLVENPVVAAWVSKSLDQMLKAAQAQNMPVKPVLLKPAVKDTFWVNLIGKGYPAPRQGFRWCTERLKIRPSDNYIREKIRESGEVILVLGTRKAESASRSALMAEHRKWRVFSHLNYNPSRPNSLIYTPIEDWRTDEVWMYLMQWPNPWGNSNKELFTMYRGATADNECPLVIDTSTPSCGSSRFGCWVCTLVSKDKSMEAMIQNDAEKEWMQPLLNLRNELDVENDHDRRDFRRRQGHVQLYERAAQDSGTTEVVNIPGPYTKHWREEWLRRVLSTQAAARRNAPEAMQDIELITDDELSEIRRIWLEEFHEFDDSLPLIYETITGEPFQDSRPNSGNSLLGEDEWSTLEEICDNSMQFELIARLLDIERQYQTMSRRKGIIDALEKPFTTSSRERDEAMAYAHNRRRIQQAASAGEAETLKKLFSQGEVGNSNSNSLEESTHAHNVDPSADNQSESWANLKFGERK; encoded by the coding sequence ATGATTGAAGCGAACTCGTCCAACATTACTAATAGCACTCAAAGAAATGTCTCCAACCTGATCGAAGATATTCAGGCATTAACTGCTGAAATTCAGCAACTCTATACCCAGGACGCTCTACCCTGGATTATCGGCTATTCAGGCGGGAAAGATTCAACAGTGATCTTGCAGCTGGTTTGGAATGCCATCGCCGCACTCCCCCTAGAAAAGCGCACAAAAACCGTTCACGTTATCACCACAGACACTCTGGTTGAGAACCCTGTCGTTGCTGCTTGGGTCAGCAAATCTCTCGATCAAATGCTAAAAGCAGCCCAAGCTCAGAATATGCCTGTCAAACCGGTACTCCTCAAACCAGCGGTTAAAGACACCTTTTGGGTCAATCTCATTGGCAAAGGTTATCCTGCTCCGCGCCAAGGCTTTCGCTGGTGCACAGAACGCCTCAAAATCCGCCCCTCCGACAACTACATTCGTGAGAAGATTCGAGAAAGTGGCGAAGTCATTCTAGTGCTGGGTACTCGCAAAGCCGAAAGTGCTAGTCGTTCAGCTTTAATGGCAGAACACCGTAAATGGCGTGTGTTTTCTCACCTCAACTACAACCCCAGTCGCCCTAATTCTCTTATTTACACTCCTATTGAAGATTGGCGCACGGATGAGGTTTGGATGTATCTTATGCAGTGGCCCAATCCTTGGGGTAATAGCAATAAAGAACTATTCACCATGTATCGAGGGGCAACTGCAGACAATGAATGCCCCCTTGTCATTGACACATCAACCCCAAGTTGCGGCAGTTCTCGATTTGGCTGTTGGGTCTGCACCCTGGTTTCCAAAGATAAATCAATGGAAGCCATGATTCAGAATGATGCTGAAAAGGAGTGGATGCAACCCTTGCTCAATCTTCGCAATGAGCTAGACGTAGAGAACGACCATGATAGGCGAGACTTTAGACGCAGGCAGGGGCATGTTCAATTGTATGAGCGGGCAGCTCAAGATTCAGGTACAACTGAAGTTGTCAATATACCAGGACCTTACACGAAGCATTGGCGTGAAGAATGGCTCCGGCGAGTTCTTTCCACTCAGGCTGCGGCTCGACGCAACGCTCCTGAAGCCATGCAAGATATTGAACTCATAACGGATGATGAACTCAGCGAAATACGCCGCATCTGGCTAGAAGAGTTCCATGAATTTGATGATTCACTGCCGCTAATATATGAAACTATTACCGGAGAACCCTTCCAGGATTCACGCCCGAACAGCGGTAATTCTCTTCTGGGCGAAGACGAATGGAGCACTTTAGAAGAAATTTGCGACAACTCGATGCAGTTTGAATTGATTGCTCGATTGCTGGACATCGAGCGGCAGTATCAAACTATGTCCCGTCGTAAAGGCATCATTGACGCTCTAGAAAAGCCCTTTACTACCAGCTCTCGCGAAAGGGATGAGGCGATGGCATATGCTCATAACCGTCGTCGTATTCAGCAGGCAGCAAGCGCTGGTGAAGCAGAAACCCTTAAAAAACTTTTTTCCCAAGGAGAAGTGGGCAACTCTAACTCAAATTCTTTAGAAGAGAGTACCCATGCACACAATGTAGACCCTAGCGCCGACAATCAATCTGAGTCTTGGGCTAATCTGAAATTTGGTGAGAGGAAGTAG
- a CDS encoding ATP-binding protein — MVAFLEEVDFLKQEVEEEIRLEAENLLSSYSQFHDVLAESLQNAVDSVDDRYHQEPTTAVAKISLKFDIPKRTITVTDTGTGMPWSVLKNALKPNVTYKRVSKSSGKQRRSRGEKGVGFSFLTFTSNRIRVKTCNGTETIEVVVEGAHDYVKGITGERPMLKPMNSTPDGVSRELGSTKYTVLEMTDVSTVDYCDRDIFDISLPELMWTLRTRTAVGNTDPVVSNRTPEPEIEITLQYISVEGEETIKQVPYCYESPEELISEQSKISFEKFQDYVEKRKLHLARGKALVYRNTLTTASGRSIHCYSFSMAPKAFDDLTSDMSSEEGWSPPSWVGIHIATRGMPTGIFIEPPITGSAFYWRRVFMLLQDDEMNFDVGRKTLRGRAKPMMQDISKTIWKDILGYLQSLTPADPEAVTRRKQGKLQLLFQKAHEWKDLNFGAIQYKKEPQREQMVVALFYELVGANILKGYQTLRNNTIDQYDAFIYYSIPKKHIGKFQANSIREELLEDQIIIEFKHKAEDILRDILDNKKTYQDINLLVCWKLNKSKFEKNNIDVELVPEESVYYFGSTHILYFPGIYQAGESLTVIELKTFLDRTRPS; from the coding sequence GTGGTTGCTTTCTTAGAAGAAGTGGATTTTCTTAAACAAGAAGTTGAGGAAGAAATCCGACTGGAAGCAGAGAATTTACTCTCTAGCTACAGTCAATTCCACGATGTTTTAGCCGAAAGTCTTCAAAACGCTGTCGATTCAGTAGATGATAGATACCATCAAGAACCTACAACGGCAGTCGCAAAAATATCACTAAAATTTGATATTCCTAAGCGGACTATTACTGTCACTGATACGGGTACAGGAATGCCTTGGTCAGTACTTAAAAATGCATTAAAGCCAAACGTAACATACAAGAGAGTCTCTAAATCTTCAGGAAAGCAGCGTCGTTCTAGAGGCGAAAAGGGAGTTGGTTTTTCTTTTTTAACATTTACTTCAAATCGTATAAGAGTAAAAACTTGCAATGGTACTGAAACAATTGAAGTTGTTGTAGAAGGAGCACATGACTATGTAAAGGGTATAACTGGGGAACGCCCAATGCTCAAACCTATGAATTCTACGCCAGATGGAGTTAGCCGCGAACTTGGCTCTACAAAATATACAGTACTTGAGATGACTGATGTTTCCACAGTTGACTACTGTGATCGAGATATTTTTGATATATCACTACCAGAGTTAATGTGGACATTAAGAACGAGAACCGCAGTGGGTAATACAGATCCAGTCGTTTCTAATAGAACTCCTGAGCCTGAAATCGAAATTACGCTTCAGTATATTTCTGTGGAAGGAGAAGAAACAATAAAACAAGTCCCATACTGCTATGAATCTCCTGAGGAATTAATCTCAGAACAAAGCAAAATCTCTTTTGAAAAGTTTCAAGATTATGTAGAGAAGAGAAAGCTACATCTAGCAAGAGGGAAAGCCCTAGTCTACAGAAATACGTTAACTACAGCAAGTGGGCGTTCTATTCATTGCTATTCATTTTCGATGGCTCCTAAAGCCTTTGACGATCTCACGAGTGACATGAGTTCTGAAGAAGGCTGGTCACCACCCAGCTGGGTAGGAATTCATATTGCAACTCGTGGAATGCCAACTGGAATATTTATTGAACCCCCTATAACTGGCTCTGCTTTCTATTGGCGTCGTGTTTTTATGCTACTTCAAGACGATGAAATGAATTTTGACGTAGGTAGAAAAACACTAAGAGGAAGAGCTAAGCCGATGATGCAAGATATTTCCAAAACCATATGGAAGGACATTCTTGGTTATCTTCAATCTCTCACACCAGCAGATCCTGAAGCAGTTACTAGAAGGAAGCAAGGCAAACTACAATTATTGTTTCAGAAAGCTCATGAGTGGAAAGACCTAAACTTCGGCGCGATTCAATATAAAAAGGAGCCACAGCGAGAGCAAATGGTCGTGGCATTGTTTTATGAGTTGGTTGGAGCTAATATCTTAAAAGGCTATCAAACTCTCAGAAATAACACTATTGATCAGTATGATGCTTTTATTTATTACTCAATACCGAAAAAGCATATTGGTAAGTTTCAAGCAAATAGTATAAGAGAAGAATTATTAGAAGATCAAATAATCATTGAATTTAAGCATAAAGCTGAAGATATTTTAAGAGATATACTAGATAATAAGAAGACATATCAAGATATAAATCTTCTTGTTTGCTGGAAGTTAAATAAGAGTAAATTTGAAAAGAATAATATAGATGTTGAACTAGTGCCAGAGGAATCAGTTTATTATTTTGGTTCAACTCACATTCTTTACTTTCCAGGTATATATCAGGCGGGAGAAAGTCTAACAGTGATAGAGCTTAAAACATTTCTAGATCGAACTCGCCCTTCTTAA
- the dndB gene encoding DNA sulfur modification protein DndB codes for MTLPFEYVFPAIRGIQAGHEYYVSMCPVRLIPKLFSFDDEEIPAEMRSQRILNKHRVPDIARYILDNPKDYVFSAITVSVNSSINFEALAGEDIGQLKIPMDARFVINDGQHRRAAFEQALKDNPELGDETIAVVFFRDLGLKRSQQMFTDLNRYASRPDASLNILYDYRDQKAILSKEVVKRVPVFSKLTSTERSNLPVRSSKLFTLSSIYSATQHLLVNHKEVELEAKINLATRFWAAVSQNILDWHQVMLKEVSAGEIRREYVHSHAVTLAGLGGAGAALTTIYPDGDWAELLRGLRKIDWRRSNPDWEGRIMSAGRLSKSRASINFLTAYVKKALGLPLTTEEENLERVHALAGR; via the coding sequence ATGACCCTACCATTCGAGTATGTTTTTCCAGCTATAAGAGGTATTCAGGCTGGGCATGAGTACTACGTCTCGATGTGTCCGGTAAGGCTGATTCCCAAACTTTTCTCGTTTGATGACGAGGAAATTCCAGCTGAGATGAGATCGCAGCGAATCCTTAATAAACACAGAGTTCCAGACATTGCTCGCTATATCCTCGACAACCCTAAGGACTATGTATTTTCAGCAATCACTGTCTCTGTGAACTCCAGCATCAACTTTGAAGCCCTTGCTGGAGAGGACATTGGACAACTAAAGATTCCAATGGATGCTCGGTTTGTAATCAATGACGGTCAACACCGCCGCGCAGCCTTTGAACAAGCTTTAAAGGATAACCCTGAGCTAGGGGATGAGACCATTGCGGTCGTCTTTTTCCGCGATCTAGGGCTTAAACGTTCGCAGCAGATGTTCACAGATCTAAACCGTTATGCTTCACGGCCTGACGCTTCCTTGAATATCCTTTACGATTATCGGGATCAGAAGGCAATCCTTTCTAAAGAGGTCGTCAAACGAGTTCCGGTTTTTAGCAAACTTACTAGCACTGAACGGAGCAATCTTCCTGTTCGCTCTAGCAAGCTTTTCACCCTGAGTTCTATCTACAGCGCCACTCAACATTTACTTGTGAACCACAAAGAGGTTGAGCTTGAGGCAAAAATCAATCTTGCAACCCGCTTCTGGGCTGCTGTGAGCCAAAATATTTTGGATTGGCATCAGGTAATGCTCAAAGAAGTCAGTGCAGGGGAAATTCGCCGAGAATATGTGCATAGCCATGCCGTTACCTTGGCAGGACTGGGGGGCGCAGGTGCAGCATTAACTACGATTTATCCTGATGGAGACTGGGCAGAGCTGCTTAGAGGATTACGAAAAATTGATTGGCGTCGCTCTAATCCAGATTGGGAAGGGCGCATTATGTCTGCGGGTCGGCTCTCAAAATCTAGAGCCAGTATAAATTTCTTAACAGCCTATGTGAAGAAGGCGTTAGGATTGCCTCTAACTACGGAGGAGGAAAACTTAGAGCGAGTCCATGCTTTAGCAGGAAGATAA